TATCCCGCAATTCCTGAAGTGAGTGCATATATAACAACCAATGCAGTGAACAGAGCTCCTCGGTTGTATGGATAGAAGAAGCCAACGAGAGAAAGAATAAAAATGAAGATCGTACTGCAAGAGAAGAAATCccaaataattattacaaaaatcaTCCTTAAACTCCATTAAAGAGTAAGTTTATTACCGAGGAACCATCTACTGAAGGGAATTTCACCTTAAAGGTCCTACTTACAGAGTAAATAGCTGGGTTCCAGACCCTAGGGCCGCTGCAAACAAAGACTTGTATTTCGGGAACCTGAATACATCCCCATGTATGTATTTCCACCCGGTTTCTTCTTGATCATCGGGTATTTCATCATCATGAGCATACCttaaagaaaacataaatgACATTAGAATTATGAAGGgacaaagaaataaaaataaaatatgtcttACTTCACAAAGTCATTCTTTAGTACTCGCATGAGAATCGTGGCAAGGAAACCAGTTAACAGTAGAACTGTTACACATGAATTGATAATCGAAAACCAGTGAATCTCCAAGTGATGTGGCAGAGAAGAGGACTGTGAATATTTGTCCATCCGTTTTTCAAAAGGAGTGTGTGTCTCCTTCCATTTGACAGTATACAAGAATTCCACATCAACTTCTTTGTCCTCAGTCAGATCGACCATGGTGTTGGTATCGGTTCGAACGTTGATCTCAATGACACGGTCCTTGTTGTAAAATATCTCGAAATGAAGGTGCTTAAATAGGTAATATTTGTATTCAGTTATGTCAGATTTTCCTTCCTTATCAATCTTCCCCAAGAAACCCCAAATAGGCAAATCATCAAAGTACATCTGAAAGTAGTAATCCTTGATGACAGCAGTTCGAAACTGAATGACTTCATCCACCGAGAGCTTCTTCTGGCAGACATTCTCAGAATCTTTCTCAACTAAGAATTCAATAGTGTAAGGTGCAGTTACAAGACGATCTCCATTAAGAACTTCTCCAAGAGCTTCTTTTTTATCTTTCACATTCCCTGCAGTTGATTTCCACTCAATAAAATGCCCCATTTTTATACAAcaattaagatattaaatgACACGATTTGGATCATAAAGGAAGAAAAAACAAACCTGGGGAACAAAACGGCAGATCAAAATATCTGTATGTTTCACTGTAAGTAAAAAGGAACAACAGATCAGATATCATCATTGTATAAATCAATTGAAGATGTATAGGTCAAATTAAAGATAATCACAATTCACAGGACAGACGATGAACGTCAAACTCGTAGAAAATGTTCCAGATCTAGCAAAAGAGACATAACTAGCATAATCTACCTCCTACTTTTCTCACACTAAAGCATAATTCAGAGTCATACAAAACAAACTACACCGCATTTTAGGATCCGAACTCAGTAGAAACAGATCAGAAAAGAAATAGATCTATTACCTGGGGTTATGGAAAGGACCGACCTTGTTAGCGTAAAGAGGTACTGTATCACCGCGTTGAAACTTGTGATCGTTAGAATCCGATCTTACCAGCTCTGCGCTGCTTAGAACGAGCAGAGCAAAGATAAACCCTAGCTTCATCTTCTCCCTTGCAATCCAGAACCAGCTGATAGAActcagagagagagagagagagagagagagagagttgaGTTCGTACAGGCTTAACAAGATCGCTTGATGATTTAGGAAAGGTTAGAAGAAGAGATTGCATCTGAACCGCACGCGCTTTTCCGGCGAGCGTGGACCCTATCGACGTGACCGACGAACTgtaatttgacaaaaataaaataataatgtattatgACATGAACTCCTTGAACTTTATCAATTCTTACTATTTACTCCTCATATTTTTACTTTCTCCAAATAATTCCTCTATAGATGTTACAACTTTTTTCATGTTGAttgtatgaaaatatattataagtatCTAACAAATAATGATTGACACATCGACCCTGATGATCATTTGTCCTTGGGACGGATCCCGTTAGGAAGTAACAATATCGACCCTTCTTCGTTCTT
This DNA window, taken from Impatiens glandulifera unplaced genomic scaffold, dImpGla2.1, whole genome shotgun sequence, encodes the following:
- the LOC124917292 gene encoding transmembrane 9 superfamily member 3-like, which codes for MKLGFIFALLVLSSAELVRSDSNDHKFQRGDTVPLYANKVGPFHNPSETYRYFDLPFCSPGNVKDKKEALGEVLNGDRLVTAPYTIEFLVEKDSENVCQKKLSVDEVIQFRTAVIKDYYFQMYFDDLPIWGFLGKIDKEGKSDITEYKYYLFKHLHFEIFYNKDRVIEINVRTDTNTMVDLTEDKEVDVEFLYTVKWKETHTPFEKRMDKYSQSSSLPHHLEIHWFSIINSCVTVLLLTGFLATILMRVLKNDFVKYAHDDEIPDDQEETGWKYIHGDVFRFPKYKSLFAAALGSGTQLFTLTIFIFILSLVGFFYPYNRGALFTALVVIYALTSGIAGYAATSLYCQLEGTNWVCF